In Lagopus muta isolate bLagMut1 chromosome 6, bLagMut1 primary, whole genome shotgun sequence, one DNA window encodes the following:
- the LOC125694988 gene encoding LOW QUALITY PROTEIN: proto-oncogene Mas-like (The sequence of the model RefSeq protein was modified relative to this genomic sequence to represent the inferred CDS: inserted 2 bases in 1 codon) yields the protein MRETHXSYHLFPLCPQVCAKSPNMSTLTPPFFLPDTDNQVQGANHSSAAGKPEPSYAVLKFMESFCLISATCGMVGNGVVLWYLGFCIRRNHFTVYILNLAAADFGYLLCIAIESIQYLMQFNVGVQFGIFLFLDLFMYGTGLYLLTAISIERCLSVLCPIWCRSHRPKHLSAIISGSLWGLSLLLNTAGYILCSIRPSGSCWMLLIAIGVLDFLVCTPLMVIFSLTLFLRVKCSSQNFRTGRLFTVIMLTVLFFLIFAVPLSVLILFDFLGYKFLYSPEIGFVLSCVNSTLNPVIYFLVGSYRDRRIKFTLRLAFQRAFEDSADDKEERDTRDTITMSS from the exons ATGAGGGAAACTCA GAGTTACCAcctctttcctctctgcccGCAGGTGTGTGCAAAGTCTCCCAACATGAGTACTTTGACTCCACCATTCTTCCTCCCAGACACAGACAACCAGGTCCAAGGAGCTAATCACAGCAGCGCTGCAGGAAAGCCAGAGCCATCATATGCCGTTCTCAAGTTCATGGAGAGCTTCTGCCTCATCAGTGCCACCTGTGGGATGGTGGGAAATGGCGTGGTTCTATGGTACCTTGGCTTCTGCATCCGCAGAAACCACTTCACTGTCTACATCCTAAACCTGGCTGCCGCTGACTTTGGCTATCTCCTCTGCATCGCCATCGAGAGCATCCAGTATCTGATGCAGTTCAACGTAGGAGTGCAGTTTGGGATATTCCTCTTCCTGGATCTTTTCATGTACGGGACCGGCTTGTATCTCCTGACAGCCATCAGCATCGAAAGGTGCCTCTCAGTCCTCTGCCCAATCTGGTGCCGAAGCCACCGCCCAAAGCACTTGTCTGCCATCATCTCCGGCTCGCTCTGGGGCCTTTCTCTTCTACTGAACACGGCTGGCTATATTCTGTGCTCCATCCGCCCCTCCggcagctgctggatgctgctCATTGCCATTGGCGTCTTGGATTTCCTGGTCTGCACACCCCTCATGGTGATCTTCAGCCTGACCCTCTTCCTCAGAGTCAAGTGCAGCTCCCAGAACTTCCGAACAGGACGGCTCTTCACCGTCATCATGCTCACCGTgctcttcttcctcatttttgcCGTGCCTCTCAGCGTCCTCATCCTCTTTGACTTCCTGGGCTACAAATTCCTCTATTCCCCCGAGATCGGCTTTGTGCTGTCCTGTGTGAACAGCACTCTCAACCCTGTCATTTACTTCCTTGTGGGGAGCTACAGGGACCGGAGGATCAAGTTCACCCTCAGGCTGGCGTTCCAGAGGGCCTTTGAAGATTCGGCAGATGACAAAGAGGAACGGGATACCCGAGACACAATAACTATGTCCTCCTAA